In a genomic window of Vulpes vulpes isolate BD-2025 chromosome 6, VulVul3, whole genome shotgun sequence:
- the FOXA1 gene encoding hepatocyte nuclear factor 3-alpha isoform X2, with protein sequence MNSGLGSMNSMNTYMTMNTMTTSGNMTPASFNMSYANPGLGAGLSPGAVAGMAGGSAGSMNSMTAAGVTAMGTALSPGGMGAMGAQPAASMNGLGPYAAAMNPCMSPMGYAPSNLGRSRAGGGGDAKTFKRSYPHAKPPYSYISLITMAIQQAPSKMLTLSEIYQWIMDLFPYYRQNQQRWQNSIRHSLSFNDCFVKVARSPDKPGKGSYWTLHPDSGNMFENGCYLRRQKRFKCEKQPGAAGGGGGGGGGGGGGAKGGPESRKDPSSAANPSASSPLHRGVHGKAGQLEGAPGPGPAASPQTLDHGGATATGGASELKTPPSSAAPPISSGPGALVSVPPSHPAHGLAPHESQLHLKGDPHYSFNHPFSINNLMSSSEQQHKLDFKAYEQALQYSPYGAALPASLPLGSASVAARSPIEPSALEPAYYQGVYSRPVLNTS encoded by the coding sequence ATGAACTCGGGCCTGGGCTCTATGAACTCCATGAACACCTACATGACCATGAACACCATGACCACCAGCGGCAACATGACGCCGGCCTCGTTCAACATGTCCTACGCGAACCCGGGCCTGGGCGCCGGCCTGAGTCCGGGCGCCGTGGCGGGCATGGCGGGCGGCTCGGCGGGCTCCATGAACAGCATGACGGCGGCGGGCGTGACGGCCATGGGCACGGCGCTGAGCCCCGGCGGCATGGGCGCCATGGGCGCGCAGCCCGCGGCCTCCATGAACGGCCTGGGCCCCTACGCGGCCGCCATGAACCCGTGCATGAGCCCCATGGGGTACGCGCCGTCCAACCTGGGCCGCAgccgcgcgggcggcggcggcgacgccAAGACGTTCAAGCGCAGCTACCCGCACGCCAAGCCGCCCTACTCGTACATCTCGCTCATCACCATGGCCATCCAGCAGGCGCCCAGCAAGATGCTCACGCTGAGCGAGATCTACCAGTGGATCATGGACCTCTTCCCCTATTACCGGCAGAATCAGCAGCGCTGGCAGAACTCCATTCGGCACTCGCTCTCCTTCAACGACTGCTTCGTCAAAGTGGCGCGCTCGCCGGACAAGCCGGGCAAGGGCTCCTACTGGACGCTGCACCCGGACTCCGGCAACATGTTCGAGAACGGCTGTTACTTGCGCCGCCAGAAGCGCTTCAAGTGCGAGAAGCAgccgggggccgcgggcgggggcgggggcggcggcggcggcggcggcggcggagccaAGGGCGGTCCCGAGAGCCGCAAGGACCCCTCGAGCGCCGCCAACCCCAGCGCCAGCTCGCCGCTCCACCGGGGCGTGCACGGCAAGGCGGGCCAGCTAGAGGGCGCGCCGGGCCCCGGGCCGGCCGCCAGCCCCCAGACTCTGGACCACGGCGGGGCGACGGCAACAGGGGGCGCCTCGGAGTTGAAGACTCCACCCTCCTCGGCGGCGCCCCCGATCAGCTCCGGGCCCGGGGCGCTGGTGtctgtgcccccctcccacccGGCGCATGGCCTGGCACCCCACGAGTCCCAGCTGCACCTGAAAGGGGACCCCCATTACTCTTTCAACCACCCCTTCTCCATCAACAACCTCATGTCCTCCTCGGAGCAGCAGCACAAGCTGGACTTCAAGGCCTATGAGCAGGCACTACAGTACTCGCCCTACGGCGCCGCGTTGCCCGCCAGCCTGCCCC
- the FOXA1 gene encoding hepatocyte nuclear factor 3-alpha isoform X3 codes for MLGTVKMEGHESSDWNSYYADTQEAYSSVPVSNMNSGLGSMNSMNTYMTMNTMTTSGNMTPASFNMSYANPGLGAGLSPGAVAGMAGGSAGSMNSMTAAGVTAMGTALSPGGMGAMGAQPAASMNGLGPYAAAMNPCMSPMGYAPSNLGRSRAGGGGDAKTFKRSYPHAKPPYSYISLITMAIQQAPSKMLTLSEIYQWIMDLFPYYRQNQQRWQNSIRHSLSFNDCFVKVARSPDKPGKGSYWTLHPDSGNMFENGCYLRRQKRFKCEKQPGAAGGGGGGGGGGGGGAKGGPESRKDPSSAANPSASSPLHRGVHGKAGQLEGAPGPGPAASPQTLDHGGATATGGASELKTPPSSAAPPISSGPGALVSVPPSHPAHGLAPHESQLHLKGDPHYSFNHPFSINNLMSSSEQQHKLDFKAYEQALQYSPYGAALPASLPLGSASVAARSPIEPSALEPAYYQGVYSRPVLNTS; via the exons ATGTTAGGGACTGTGAAGATGGAAGGGCATGAGAGCAGCGACTGGAACAGCTACTACGCGGACACACAGGAG GCCTACTCCTCCGTGCCGGTCAGCAACATGAACTCGGGCCTGGGCTCTATGAACTCCATGAACACCTACATGACCATGAACACCATGACCACCAGCGGCAACATGACGCCGGCCTCGTTCAACATGTCCTACGCGAACCCGGGCCTGGGCGCCGGCCTGAGTCCGGGCGCCGTGGCGGGCATGGCGGGCGGCTCGGCGGGCTCCATGAACAGCATGACGGCGGCGGGCGTGACGGCCATGGGCACGGCGCTGAGCCCCGGCGGCATGGGCGCCATGGGCGCGCAGCCCGCGGCCTCCATGAACGGCCTGGGCCCCTACGCGGCCGCCATGAACCCGTGCATGAGCCCCATGGGGTACGCGCCGTCCAACCTGGGCCGCAgccgcgcgggcggcggcggcgacgccAAGACGTTCAAGCGCAGCTACCCGCACGCCAAGCCGCCCTACTCGTACATCTCGCTCATCACCATGGCCATCCAGCAGGCGCCCAGCAAGATGCTCACGCTGAGCGAGATCTACCAGTGGATCATGGACCTCTTCCCCTATTACCGGCAGAATCAGCAGCGCTGGCAGAACTCCATTCGGCACTCGCTCTCCTTCAACGACTGCTTCGTCAAAGTGGCGCGCTCGCCGGACAAGCCGGGCAAGGGCTCCTACTGGACGCTGCACCCGGACTCCGGCAACATGTTCGAGAACGGCTGTTACTTGCGCCGCCAGAAGCGCTTCAAGTGCGAGAAGCAgccgggggccgcgggcgggggcgggggcggcggcggcggcggcggcggcggagccaAGGGCGGTCCCGAGAGCCGCAAGGACCCCTCGAGCGCCGCCAACCCCAGCGCCAGCTCGCCGCTCCACCGGGGCGTGCACGGCAAGGCGGGCCAGCTAGAGGGCGCGCCGGGCCCCGGGCCGGCCGCCAGCCCCCAGACTCTGGACCACGGCGGGGCGACGGCAACAGGGGGCGCCTCGGAGTTGAAGACTCCACCCTCCTCGGCGGCGCCCCCGATCAGCTCCGGGCCCGGGGCGCTGGTGtctgtgcccccctcccacccGGCGCATGGCCTGGCACCCCACGAGTCCCAGCTGCACCTGAAAGGGGACCCCCATTACTCTTTCAACCACCCCTTCTCCATCAACAACCTCATGTCCTCCTCGGAGCAGCAGCACAAGCTGGACTTCAAGGCCTATGAGCAGGCACTACAGTACTCGCCCTACGGCGCCGCGTTGCCCGCCAGCCTGCCCC
- the FOXA1 gene encoding hepatocyte nuclear factor 3-alpha isoform X1, producing the protein MLGTVKMEGHESSDWNSYYADTQEAYSSVPVSNMNSGLGSMNSMNTYMTMNTMTTSGNMTPASFNMSYANPGLGAGLSPGAVAGMAGGSAGSMNSMTAAGVTAMGTALSPGGMGAMGAQPAASMNGLGPYAAAMNPCMSPMGYAPSNLGRSRAGGGGDAKTFKRSYPHAKPPYSYISLITMAIQQAPSKMLTLSEIYQWIMDLFPYYRQNQQRWQNSIRHSLSFNDCFVKVARSPDKPGKGSYWTLHPDSGNMFENGCYLRRQKRFKCEKQPGAAGGGGGGGGGGGGGAKGGPESRKDPSSAANPSASSPLHRGVHGKAGQLEGAPGPGPAASPQTLDHGGATATGGASELKTPPSSAAPPISSGPGALVSVPPSHPAHGLAPHESQLHLKGDPHYSFNHPFSINNLMSSSEQQHKLDFKAYEQALQYSPYGAALPASLPLGSASVAARSPIEPSALEPAYYQV; encoded by the exons ATGTTAGGGACTGTGAAGATGGAAGGGCATGAGAGCAGCGACTGGAACAGCTACTACGCGGACACACAGGAG GCCTACTCCTCCGTGCCGGTCAGCAACATGAACTCGGGCCTGGGCTCTATGAACTCCATGAACACCTACATGACCATGAACACCATGACCACCAGCGGCAACATGACGCCGGCCTCGTTCAACATGTCCTACGCGAACCCGGGCCTGGGCGCCGGCCTGAGTCCGGGCGCCGTGGCGGGCATGGCGGGCGGCTCGGCGGGCTCCATGAACAGCATGACGGCGGCGGGCGTGACGGCCATGGGCACGGCGCTGAGCCCCGGCGGCATGGGCGCCATGGGCGCGCAGCCCGCGGCCTCCATGAACGGCCTGGGCCCCTACGCGGCCGCCATGAACCCGTGCATGAGCCCCATGGGGTACGCGCCGTCCAACCTGGGCCGCAgccgcgcgggcggcggcggcgacgccAAGACGTTCAAGCGCAGCTACCCGCACGCCAAGCCGCCCTACTCGTACATCTCGCTCATCACCATGGCCATCCAGCAGGCGCCCAGCAAGATGCTCACGCTGAGCGAGATCTACCAGTGGATCATGGACCTCTTCCCCTATTACCGGCAGAATCAGCAGCGCTGGCAGAACTCCATTCGGCACTCGCTCTCCTTCAACGACTGCTTCGTCAAAGTGGCGCGCTCGCCGGACAAGCCGGGCAAGGGCTCCTACTGGACGCTGCACCCGGACTCCGGCAACATGTTCGAGAACGGCTGTTACTTGCGCCGCCAGAAGCGCTTCAAGTGCGAGAAGCAgccgggggccgcgggcgggggcgggggcggcggcggcggcggcggcggcggagccaAGGGCGGTCCCGAGAGCCGCAAGGACCCCTCGAGCGCCGCCAACCCCAGCGCCAGCTCGCCGCTCCACCGGGGCGTGCACGGCAAGGCGGGCCAGCTAGAGGGCGCGCCGGGCCCCGGGCCGGCCGCCAGCCCCCAGACTCTGGACCACGGCGGGGCGACGGCAACAGGGGGCGCCTCGGAGTTGAAGACTCCACCCTCCTCGGCGGCGCCCCCGATCAGCTCCGGGCCCGGGGCGCTGGTGtctgtgcccccctcccacccGGCGCATGGCCTGGCACCCCACGAGTCCCAGCTGCACCTGAAAGGGGACCCCCATTACTCTTTCAACCACCCCTTCTCCATCAACAACCTCATGTCCTCCTCGGAGCAGCAGCACAAGCTGGACTTCAAGGCCTATGAGCAGGCACTACAGTACTCGCCCTACGGCGCCGCGTTGCCCGCCAGCCTGCCCC